Proteins encoded together in one Papaver somniferum cultivar HN1 unplaced genomic scaffold, ASM357369v1 unplaced-scaffold_117, whole genome shotgun sequence window:
- the LOC113329594 gene encoding (R,S)-reticuline 7-O-methyltransferase-like, which produces MDHTREEEKRFKGQIEMWEHIYAFVDSMALKCAVELGIPDIINSYGRPITVSEIINNFSTTTSSSSSSSPNIDYLTRVMRLLVRKRIFSLHVDEESSQIYYDLTPSSRWLLRDSQFNLSPLLLAQLDPWLLKPWQYMGKCVKEGGFPFEKAHGVEIWDCALANPQFNHLFNDAMRCTAEIIIDAVLVKYKDGFNGIESLVDVGGGTGIMISEIVKANPHIRGINFDLPHVVATAPEQQGVEHVGGDMFVHIAEADAVIMKWILHDWGDEDCVKILKNCHKAIAKKKNGKVIIVDCVLRPDGGGSFDNTGFAFDLLMIAHTSGGKERTEVEWKTLLNNAGFPRFNIIPIPAFPSIIEAFPE; this is translated from the exons ATGGATCATACTCGTGAAGAAGAAAAACGATTCAAAGGGCAAATAGAAATGTGGGAGCACATATATGCATTTGTCGATTCAATGGCATTGAAATGTGCAGTTGAACTTGGTATACCAGATATCATAAACTCTTATGGTCGTCCCATCACAGTGTCAGAGATCATTAACAACTTCTCAAcaaccacatcatcatcatcatcatcatctccgaATATCGACTATCTTACCCGTGTAATGAGATTGTTGGTTCGCAAGCGCATATTTTCTTTACATGTTGATGAAGAAAGCAGTCAAATTTACTATGATTTAACTCCATCATCCAGATGGTTATTGAGAGACTCTCAATTTAATTTATCACCGCTTCTTTTAGCGCAACTTGATCCATGGCTACTTAAACCATGGCAATATATGGGAAAATGTGTTAAAGAAGGTGGTTTTCCTTTTGAGAAGGCTCATGGAGTTGAGATTTGGGATTGTGCCTTAGCTAATCCACAATTTAATCACCTCTTTAACGATGCAATGAGATGTACAGCAGAGATAATAATCGACGCGGTGTTGGTCAAGTACAAAGATGGATTCAATGGGATCGAATCACTGGTTGATGTTGGTGGTGGGACTGGGATAATGATCTCCGAGATTGTTAAGGCTAATCCTCATATTAGAGGTATTAATTTTGATCTACCTCATGTAGTAGCTACGGCACCTGAACAACAAGGAGTTGAGCATGTTGGCGGTGATATGTTTGTTCATATTGCAGAAGCTGATGCTGTCATCATGAAG TGGATATTGCACGACTGGGGTGACGAAGACTGTGTAAAGATCTTGAAAAATTGTCATAAAGCAATagcaaagaagaagaatgggAAAGTAATTATTGTAGATTGTGTACTTCGACCAGATGGAGGTGGTTCATTCGATAACACAGGATTTGCATTTGATCTACTGATGATAGCACATACTTCGGGTGGAAAAGAAAGAACTGAAGTCGAATGGAAGACGTTATTGAACAATGCAGGCTTCCCTCGCTTCAATATAATTCCAATTCCAGCATTTCCTTCCATCATAGAGGCATTTCCAGAATGA